In the Candidatus Electrothrix sp. GW3-4 genome, one interval contains:
- a CDS encoding tetratricopeptide repeat protein gives MSIELRLTFPDASHVMVSLRGNEEGDSPPAEFINPLEEKDLNELRWYLEDYGTSYAAEPDDTRAAAVQERLPVWGTALFEAALEGERKAAKLFDRFLESREKGRVLSIAADEPAVLTLPWELLHTPGGTYLCNENPPISIRRGLPSAGDARTPQPRAAKPNLHLLFIVSRPEGASFIDPRRDADAVLSALAKQEQARVEVEFLRPPTLDALRRRLRDTRLPSVDIIHFDGHGVFGKDSEADRGGKGDDIKGDGAATDRQQGWLLFEDKEGGKDRVAAEKFGSLLHQNHAGLVVLSACQSAAMDSKDPMSGCAARLVHAGIPAVIAMTHSVLVSTAEQLFAEFYASLFEGRTVARSLDEARHALLFNPERGICLRGAGLAEEFRLDLYDWFLPALYQSGADMALLSAEVGESPEPCPALLSNLPEPQQSGFFGRSRELWQIERAFGVEDCRRFSITGFGGQGKTALALEAGRWLLRTGLFQRVCMISYAAYQGSDPVSMAIATMSTVFEESLIDVDAAQTSLAQTPTLLILDNLESLAADNTLAELLDAALPWSEAGASRVLLTSRQPDCNHPGYPLAGDYRHQTLALQGLQAHDSVDWFDSLRRLPPRTRLKRPRRDVLINLFRKVGFHPLSISLLAQQLKERGPAEVEERLEALLEEQPVNQADRSLLASLELSLERLPAQCREWLPRLGVFQGGCLEEMIGRVTGLAEADEDPGIAEARKIWEALESGDPAAMIRAAGLDLPEGELPPEIVQQLQEMVNDEEMQQLGKIVEAAPKTELVAGADPSTWPQLREALLRAGLMEALRVPETDKTFLRFHPTLAPALWQRLAKEEQDKLLESYWQAYYQLSRELYKMDRTNPHAARAIVRCELPNLLRAVHTALQTDMAEEGVDFAERVNKFLYFFGLRRDAEELTEAAGKAGGTVGSQAWFLAQSNLGEQLLGNGQPGAAAQVFADILAGLEQTPSGNRCRTLHRLGRCCASQGQPAQAEQLYRQELKELAQLEQSDGVQRQTGLAWTDLADVLVAQGEYSKAKEAYQAGLEIAEEQGDKRQTGVVLGQLGTLAKEQDELAEAEERYKEALTLFQRINEPASEAVFWHQLGLVYQQAKHWEAAEQAYRQAARLKEEQGLLAGNNAAGGSWGQLALLCKATGRLAEAEQWYSKALTVFQSAEDWPNVSRTLSNLADLLANDPARLDEARGYAEEGLAISETLDPAVMQIWNTYKPLAHIADQQGESSQAAEYQAKGRQAYLAFPGWRQGLYQYEELIVAVVQAIEDPDVRKELEQGLNEIAEGPKANLVAAIQRILNGERDEATLSEPLDYTDAAIVHAILEGIEGDA, from the coding sequence ATGTCCATAGAACTGCGCCTGACCTTTCCCGATGCCAGCCATGTCATGGTCTCCCTTCGCGGCAACGAGGAGGGCGACAGCCCACCTGCCGAGTTCATCAATCCCCTGGAAGAAAAAGACCTCAACGAACTCCGCTGGTACCTGGAGGACTACGGCACCAGCTATGCTGCTGAACCCGATGATACCCGGGCTGCCGCAGTGCAGGAGCGGCTGCCGGTCTGGGGCACTGCCCTGTTTGAGGCCGCTCTGGAAGGCGAGCGCAAGGCGGCCAAGCTCTTTGACCGCTTCCTGGAGAGTAGGGAGAAAGGCCGCGTCCTCAGTATTGCTGCTGATGAGCCTGCCGTGCTCACTCTGCCGTGGGAGCTGCTCCACACGCCCGGAGGCACCTATCTCTGTAATGAGAACCCGCCTATCTCCATCCGGCGGGGACTGCCCAGTGCTGGCGATGCCCGGACCCCGCAGCCCCGCGCTGCCAAGCCCAATCTGCATCTCCTCTTTATTGTCAGCAGGCCGGAGGGCGCATCCTTCATTGATCCCCGCCGCGATGCCGATGCCGTGCTCTCGGCCCTGGCAAAGCAGGAACAGGCACGGGTGGAGGTGGAGTTTCTCCGGCCCCCGACCCTGGATGCCCTGCGCAGGCGCTTGCGCGATACCCGACTGCCCTCGGTGGACATCATCCACTTTGACGGCCACGGGGTGTTTGGCAAAGACAGCGAGGCCGACCGGGGTGGGAAAGGCGATGATATCAAGGGCGATGGGGCGGCTACGGACAGGCAGCAGGGCTGGCTCCTGTTTGAGGACAAGGAGGGCGGTAAAGACCGGGTTGCGGCGGAGAAGTTCGGCTCGCTGCTCCACCAGAACCATGCAGGCCTGGTGGTGCTTTCGGCCTGTCAGTCCGCAGCAATGGACAGCAAAGACCCCATGAGCGGCTGTGCGGCCCGGCTGGTTCATGCGGGCATTCCTGCGGTCATCGCCATGACCCATAGTGTACTGGTCAGCACGGCAGAGCAGCTCTTTGCCGAGTTCTACGCCAGCCTGTTTGAAGGCCGCACAGTGGCCCGGTCCCTGGACGAGGCCCGGCACGCCCTGCTCTTTAACCCGGAGCGCGGTATCTGCCTGCGCGGGGCAGGACTGGCCGAGGAGTTCAGGCTGGACCTGTACGACTGGTTCCTGCCTGCCCTGTATCAGAGTGGGGCGGATATGGCCCTGCTCAGTGCCGAGGTCGGCGAAAGCCCGGAGCCTTGCCCTGCCCTGCTCTCCAATCTGCCTGAGCCGCAGCAGTCCGGCTTTTTCGGGCGCAGCAGGGAGCTGTGGCAGATCGAACGGGCCTTTGGGGTGGAGGACTGCCGTCGTTTCTCCATCACCGGCTTTGGGGGACAGGGCAAGACCGCCTTAGCCCTGGAAGCAGGCCGCTGGCTGCTCCGCACCGGCCTGTTTCAACGGGTCTGTATGATCAGCTATGCGGCCTATCAGGGCAGCGACCCGGTGAGTATGGCGATTGCGACCATGAGCACGGTCTTTGAGGAGAGCCTGATTGATGTGGATGCGGCCCAGACATCGCTGGCACAGACCCCTACCCTGCTGATCCTGGATAACCTGGAGTCCCTGGCTGCTGACAACACCCTGGCCGAGCTGCTGGATGCGGCTCTGCCCTGGTCCGAGGCCGGGGCCAGTCGGGTGCTGCTCACCTCCCGGCAACCGGATTGCAACCATCCCGGCTATCCCCTGGCAGGCGACTACAGGCACCAAACCCTTGCCCTCCAGGGCCTGCAAGCGCACGATAGCGTGGACTGGTTCGACAGCCTGCGCCGTCTGCCGCCCAGGACCAGGCTCAAGCGACCCCGCCGTGATGTGCTGATCAACCTGTTCCGCAAGGTGGGCTTTCATCCCCTGTCCATCTCCCTGCTGGCCCAACAGCTCAAGGAGCGTGGCCCGGCTGAGGTGGAGGAACGACTGGAGGCCCTGCTGGAGGAACAGCCGGTCAATCAGGCAGACCGCTCCCTGCTCGCCTCCCTGGAGCTGTCCCTTGAGCGACTGCCCGCGCAATGCCGGGAATGGCTGCCCAGGTTGGGGGTGTTTCAGGGGGGATGTCTGGAGGAGATGATAGGCCGGGTGACCGGCTTGGCCGAAGCGGATGAAGATCCTGGTATTGCCGAAGCAAGGAAGATTTGGGAAGCCTTAGAGAGCGGTGATCCCGCTGCAATGATTCGGGCTGCCGGGCTTGATCTGCCGGAAGGAGAACTACCGCCGGAGATCGTACAGCAGCTACAAGAAATGGTTAATGATGAGGAGATGCAGCAGCTCGGCAAGATAGTTGAGGCAGCACCCAAGACTGAGCTGGTTGCCGGAGCTGATCCCTCCACCTGGCCGCAACTGCGGGAGGCTCTGCTTCGGGCTGGATTAATGGAGGCACTACGAGTACCGGAGACTGACAAGACCTTCCTTCGCTTCCACCCCACCCTGGCCCCGGCCCTGTGGCAGCGGCTGGCTAAGGAGGAGCAGGACAAGCTGCTGGAGAGCTATTGGCAGGCGTATTACCAGCTTTCCAGGGAGCTGTATAAGATGGATAGAACTAATCCCCATGCCGCCCGTGCCATTGTCCGCTGCGAACTGCCCAACCTGCTTCGGGCTGTCCATACTGCCTTGCAGACAGACATGGCCGAAGAGGGCGTGGACTTTGCTGAAAGGGTCAACAAGTTTCTCTACTTCTTCGGGCTGCGGCGGGACGCTGAGGAACTGACCGAGGCCGCAGGCAAGGCAGGCGGCACAGTGGGTTCGCAGGCATGGTTTCTTGCCCAAAGCAATCTGGGCGAGCAGCTTCTGGGGAATGGTCAGCCCGGAGCAGCAGCACAGGTCTTTGCGGACATCTTGGCCGGGCTGGAGCAGACTCCCAGCGGCAACCGTTGCCGGACTCTACACAGGCTGGGGCGGTGCTGTGCATCCCAAGGCCAGCCAGCGCAGGCGGAACAGCTCTATCGACAGGAACTGAAGGAACTGGCCCAATTGGAGCAAAGCGACGGTGTACAGCGGCAAACCGGCCTTGCCTGGACAGATCTGGCTGATGTGCTGGTTGCCCAAGGCGAGTACAGCAAGGCCAAAGAGGCCTATCAGGCAGGCTTGGAGATTGCTGAAGAGCAAGGTGATAAGCGACAGACGGGTGTAGTGCTCGGCCAGCTCGGCACCTTGGCCAAGGAGCAGGACGAGCTGGCTGAGGCAGAGGAGCGGTACAAGGAAGCCCTGACCCTGTTCCAGCGCATCAACGAACCTGCCTCCGAGGCGGTGTTCTGGCACCAACTCGGCCTTGTCTATCAGCAGGCAAAGCACTGGGAGGCAGCAGAGCAGGCCTATCGGCAGGCAGCTCGGCTGAAGGAAGAGCAAGGCTTGCTGGCTGGCAACAATGCGGCTGGAGGTAGCTGGGGCCAACTCGCCTTACTCTGCAAGGCCACAGGCCGCTTGGCAGAGGCGGAACAGTGGTATAGCAAAGCATTGACAGTCTTCCAAAGTGCGGAAGACTGGCCCAATGTCTCCCGTACCCTCAGCAACCTTGCCGACCTGCTGGCTAATGACCCGGCCCGTTTGGACGAGGCCCGTGGCTATGCTGAGGAAGGACTGGCTATCAGCGAAACCCTTGACCCGGCAGTAATGCAGATATGGAATACCTACAAGCCACTGGCTCACATCGCCGACCAGCAGGGCGAGAGCAGCCAGGCAGCCGAGTACCAGGCCAAGGGCAGGCAGGCGTATTTGGCCTTTCCCGGCTGGCGGCAGGGGCTGTACCAGTATGAGGAGTTGATTGTAGCGGTGGTGCAAGCTATAGAAGACCCGGACGTGCGGAAGGAGCTGGAGCAAGGGTTGAACGAGATAGCCGAAGGGCCGAAGGCCAATCTGGTCGCCGCTATCCAGCGCATCCTCAACGGTGAACGCGATGAG
- a CDS encoding efflux transporter outer membrane subunit, with the protein MKKHPLSSALCCGLLLHILTACAVVGPDYQKPELLPIEQWHSPLLRGLQAEQADPQQLASWWKLLEDEQLTALIKRAVQGNLDLKTAAERVKQARLQQGLQITARFPSLDTSGNASWNRDGKNDSSGENYSLSLSAGWEADLFGSVRRSLEAAEADLRASQENLRDVLVSLTAEVALNYVELRSSQMQLANVRKSLAMQRETRQLVKWQVEAGLDDELAQHQAQYNLESSEAQIPALETSLGAAMNRLAVLLGEQPGSLHEELNKAKPVPRIPATVAVGLPADAIRRRPDIRKAESELIAQTARVGVATAELYPKLRLSGVIGINGLSVARFAEGLFSPAFWAEQAGLSASWNIFDAGAIRKNIQVQTSQQQQALIAYEAAVLAATEEIENALIAYVNEQSRRDSLARAVQEADQAVQLAENKYQAGLIDFTTVLATQQTLLSFTNQLAGSEGTMAANLIRLYKALGGGWPCCPEDTDHAP; encoded by the coding sequence ATGAAAAAACATCCCCTCAGTTCCGCGCTCTGCTGCGGTCTTCTTCTCCACATCCTGACTGCCTGCGCAGTGGTTGGGCCGGATTATCAAAAACCAGAACTGCTCCCGATTGAACAGTGGCATTCTCCTCTGCTCAGGGGGTTGCAGGCGGAACAGGCTGATCCGCAACAACTGGCATCATGGTGGAAGCTATTAGAGGATGAGCAGCTCACCGCCCTGATTAAGCGGGCTGTTCAGGGTAATCTTGATCTGAAAACTGCAGCAGAACGGGTGAAGCAGGCCCGCTTGCAACAAGGGCTCCAAATAACAGCCAGGTTTCCCTCCCTTGACACCTCTGGCAATGCTTCCTGGAATCGTGACGGCAAAAACGACAGCTCCGGTGAAAACTATAGTCTCAGCCTCAGTGCTGGCTGGGAGGCAGACCTGTTTGGCAGCGTTCGTCGTTCCCTGGAAGCGGCAGAGGCAGACCTCCGGGCAAGCCAGGAGAACCTGCGGGATGTCCTGGTTTCCCTGACAGCAGAAGTCGCGTTGAACTATGTTGAACTGCGCAGTTCCCAGATGCAGCTGGCCAATGTGCGCAAAAGCCTGGCCATGCAGCGCGAGACCCGGCAGCTGGTCAAGTGGCAGGTCGAAGCCGGGCTGGACGACGAACTGGCCCAGCATCAGGCCCAGTACAACCTGGAAAGCTCAGAGGCCCAAATTCCTGCTCTGGAGACCTCTCTTGGGGCCGCCATGAATCGGCTGGCTGTGTTGCTCGGTGAGCAGCCAGGCAGCCTGCATGAGGAACTCAACAAGGCAAAGCCTGTTCCCCGGATTCCGGCAACCGTGGCTGTGGGGCTACCTGCCGACGCCATCCGACGTCGGCCTGATATCCGCAAGGCGGAAAGCGAACTGATCGCCCAGACCGCACGGGTCGGGGTCGCCACAGCAGAGCTCTATCCCAAACTGCGCCTGAGCGGAGTCATTGGCATCAACGGCCTGTCTGTTGCCCGTTTTGCCGAAGGTCTCTTTAGTCCTGCCTTCTGGGCCGAACAGGCCGGACTCAGTGCCTCCTGGAACATCTTTGATGCCGGAGCAATCCGAAAGAATATCCAGGTCCAAACCTCACAGCAGCAACAAGCCCTGATCGCCTACGAGGCTGCGGTGTTGGCGGCAACGGAAGAGATTGAAAACGCCCTGATCGCCTATGTCAACGAACAGAGCAGAAGGGATTCACTGGCCCGTGCTGTGCAGGAAGCCGACCAGGCAGTTCAACTGGCTGAGAATAAATACCAGGCCGGTCTCATTGATTTTACTACTGTGCTGGCAACCCAGCAGACCCTGCTCTCCTTTACCAATCAGCTGGCAGGCAGCGAGGGAACCATGGCGGCCAATCTCATCCGTCTGTACAAAGCCTTGGGCGGCGGCTGGCCGTGCTGCCCGGAGGATACTGACCATGCCCCATGA
- a CDS encoding SLC13 family permease produces MKFSPYCASVPAKAAVLALLTLVFWATALIPEHLTALLFFLLAMVFSLAGPEVIFAGFGSAAIWLIFGGLVVGIAISSTGLGARIGRYAAVWLHGSYLKIISGLVAAGLLFSFLMPSAMGRVVLLTPIALSVADHFGFKEGAKGRTGVLLAIILGTYIPAFGILPANVPNMVLVGMAETQYHLSILYGTYLFLHFPLLSLVKAVLIIALLLFFFPDQPKELSEAEEQVTAKFSRNELILSLVLAGMLGFWITDFLHHVSPAWIALGGALILLMPGVDIVGKKAFNQKINWGAIIFVAGILGVGGMINHTGLGRHIADGIRGLLPLGEQQDFMNYMSISVASALTGMLTTLPAVPAVLTPLAESLAQATGLPIQTLLMMQVVGFSTIMLPYQAPPIVVGMQLSGEKLVSAAKVCLALALITVFFLLPLNFFWWKLLDWL; encoded by the coding sequence TTGAAGTTTTCTCCGTATTGCGCATCCGTACCAGCCAAGGCTGCTGTTCTTGCTCTGCTTACCCTTGTTTTTTGGGCAACAGCACTCATCCCCGAGCATCTTACCGCCCTGCTTTTTTTTCTGCTGGCTATGGTTTTTTCCCTGGCCGGGCCCGAAGTTATCTTTGCAGGTTTTGGCTCTGCAGCAATCTGGCTGATTTTCGGCGGTCTGGTTGTCGGGATAGCAATCTCATCGACCGGATTAGGGGCTCGGATCGGGCGCTACGCAGCTGTCTGGCTGCATGGCAGTTACCTGAAGATTATCAGCGGCCTTGTTGCCGCAGGCCTGCTGTTCAGTTTCCTGATGCCCTCGGCTATGGGCAGAGTTGTCCTGCTGACGCCCATTGCCCTGTCTGTTGCTGATCATTTTGGCTTTAAGGAAGGGGCCAAAGGAAGAACCGGTGTGCTGCTGGCTATTATTCTTGGTACCTATATTCCAGCCTTTGGCATCCTGCCTGCCAATGTGCCCAATATGGTGCTCGTCGGTATGGCGGAAACGCAGTATCATCTTTCTATTCTCTATGGGACCTATCTCTTTCTCCATTTTCCCCTGCTGAGTCTTGTCAAGGCTGTGCTGATTATTGCCCTTCTCCTCTTTTTTTTTCCAGATCAGCCGAAGGAATTATCTGAGGCAGAAGAGCAGGTGACAGCGAAATTTTCCCGAAACGAGTTGATCCTCTCCCTTGTCTTGGCAGGTATGCTTGGCTTCTGGATAACGGATTTTTTGCATCATGTCTCCCCTGCCTGGATCGCGCTGGGAGGAGCTCTCATTCTTTTGATGCCTGGCGTAGATATTGTCGGCAAGAAGGCGTTCAATCAAAAGATCAACTGGGGGGCCATTATTTTTGTTGCCGGTATCCTGGGCGTGGGCGGCATGATCAATCACACCGGTTTAGGGCGTCATATTGCAGACGGAATAAGAGGGTTGTTGCCTTTGGGCGAGCAGCAGGATTTCATGAACTATATGTCGATCAGTGTTGCTTCGGCACTCACAGGGATGCTGACTACTCTTCCGGCAGTGCCCGCCGTCCTGACCCCGCTTGCTGAGAGCTTAGCCCAAGCAACTGGATTGCCGATTCAGACCTTGCTGATGATGCAGGTGGTAGGCTTTTCCACTATCATGCTCCCCTATCAGGCACCACCAATTGTTGTGGGCATGCAGCTCTCTGGTGAGAAGCTTGTGAGCGCGGCAAAGGTCTGTTTGGCGCTGGCCCTGATAACTGTTTTTTTCCTACTGCCGCTGAATTTTTTCTGGTGGAAACTGCTGGACTGGCTGTAG
- a CDS encoding tetratricopeptide repeat protein: protein MEKMRKLFFTLLVLLVSAGSAAAHGGISKLPDSVQVMQYEMLLYMDANDTATRNSLAMAYFRTNKLQKATEQLEEVLKLDANNFNALDGMGIVLLRQKKGAEAIKYLERALVLNDKDMMVHVHLSLAHQQLNQPELAKKSLETAEKLAATPEAADEIQKEIELISKS from the coding sequence ATGGAAAAAATGCGAAAACTCTTTTTTACCCTGCTTGTCCTTCTCGTTTCAGCCGGTTCCGCTGCTGCGCATGGAGGAATTTCCAAGCTTCCGGACTCGGTCCAGGTTATGCAATATGAAATGTTGCTCTATATGGATGCGAATGACACGGCTACCAGAAACAGTCTGGCTATGGCCTATTTCCGGACCAACAAATTGCAAAAGGCAACAGAGCAGCTTGAAGAGGTGCTGAAGCTGGATGCGAATAATTTTAATGCCCTTGACGGTATGGGGATTGTCCTGCTGCGGCAAAAGAAAGGGGCTGAGGCGATTAAATACCTGGAGCGGGCCCTGGTGTTGAATGATAAGGATATGATGGTACATGTTCACCTTTCCCTGGCTCACCAACAGCTTAACCAGCCAGAGCTTGCCAAGAAATCTTTGGAAACAGCAGAGAAACTCGCTGCAACACCTGAGGCTGCTGATGAAATTCAGAAGGAAATCGAATTAATCAGTAAATCCTAA
- a CDS encoding DUF4405 domain-containing protein, whose protein sequence is MRMTRDWITPITTGAFLLTAVTGVLLFFHAATGLNKAVHEWLSWVFLAGALLHLALNFGPFKRYLTQRKGQMLLGSFILLLALSFVPMGGEEHHHSPFVPPIKALAQAPLTILAQVAQSSPELLRERLSSEGITVDSYQQSISELVGDDFRTQVHLLEELLEDKK, encoded by the coding sequence ATGAGAATGACACGTGACTGGATTACCCCGATAACCACAGGCGCCTTCCTGTTGACCGCCGTGACCGGCGTTCTCCTCTTTTTTCATGCAGCCACTGGCCTGAACAAGGCGGTCCACGAATGGCTGAGCTGGGTTTTTCTGGCCGGAGCGCTATTACATCTTGCCCTCAACTTCGGGCCCTTTAAGAGATACCTTACCCAGCGTAAAGGACAGATGCTCCTGGGCAGCTTTATCCTCCTCCTGGCACTGAGCTTTGTCCCGATGGGCGGTGAAGAACATCATCACTCCCCTTTTGTCCCACCGATCAAGGCCCTGGCCCAAGCACCGCTAACCATCTTGGCTCAGGTTGCCCAAAGCAGCCCAGAGCTGCTGCGTGAACGCCTGAGCAGTGAAGGCATCACTGTGGATTCTTACCAGCAGAGTATCAGTGAACTGGTCGGCGATGATTTCCGCACCCAGGTTCATCTCTTAGAGGAACTCCTCGAAGACAAAAAATAA
- a CDS encoding glycine betaine ABC transporter substrate-binding protein, with amino-acid sequence MRQKTTLLFIASLFLLLTFTSTSYSCVGRILNLTVNESPEQQIVAHIMATYITERTGTTVNIVNSTEALGAECPTDICINYVNTGLSGMSSDNQGGDEQENYSLVKEYYIENENLVWLKPFGYKGPVKQGDASLAVPVANRESLAKFPVLDRVINKLGDLIDDSSLEQLLQQTENGDAEGVAKDFLKTKNLI; translated from the coding sequence ATGCGACAAAAGACAACCCTTCTGTTCATAGCATCATTATTTTTGCTGCTGACCTTCACCTCGACAAGCTATAGCTGTGTCGGTCGTATCCTGAACCTGACAGTCAACGAATCCCCTGAACAACAGATTGTCGCACATATCATGGCAACCTATATCACAGAACGGACAGGGACCACGGTGAATATCGTGAACAGCACTGAAGCCCTGGGGGCAGAATGTCCCACCGATATCTGTATCAACTATGTCAACACGGGATTGTCAGGCATGAGTAGTGATAATCAGGGGGGCGATGAGCAGGAAAACTATAGTCTGGTCAAGGAATACTATATTGAGAACGAAAATTTGGTTTGGCTGAAGCCCTTTGGGTATAAGGGGCCGGTGAAGCAGGGTGATGCCTCCTTGGCCGTGCCGGTTGCCAATCGGGAGTCTTTGGCCAAGTTCCCTGTGCTTGATCGCGTTATCAATAAGCTGGGGGACCTGATTGATGACTCCTCTCTGGAGCAGCTTTTACAGCAGACAGAGAACGGAGATGCTGAGGGCGTTGCCAAGGATTTTCTCAAGACCAAGAATCTGATCTGA
- a CDS encoding EF-hand domain-containing protein — MNLWKATAIIALSITVFTGYSFAQGQGRGMRCLQRFAELDTNNDKKITFAEFMDIPHPRGDDQAKIMFKAKDSNKDGELTQEEFCPGN; from the coding sequence ATGAACCTATGGAAAGCAACAGCAATAATTGCATTGAGCATCACCGTGTTTACGGGGTACAGCTTTGCGCAGGGACAAGGCAGAGGCATGCGCTGTCTGCAGCGTTTTGCAGAGTTAGACACCAATAATGATAAAAAAATAACCTTTGCGGAATTTATGGACATCCCCCATCCGAGAGGTGACGACCAAGCCAAAATCATGTTCAAAGCAAAAGACAGCAACAAAGACGGCGAACTGACTCAGGAAGAATTCTGCCCAGGGAACTGA
- a CDS encoding Spy/CpxP family protein refolding chaperone: protein MKTRLNKKIATAVLAGLLTVSLVPMTANACRRGGGQGQGKGCAMKGGQNSRHFGGGLGLWKNALAAKDLGLSADQVSKLKDADFAAREKIQALRAEMDSLRLKMEQAFAADKVNEDAIHKLSKKVAAVKGQMIEQRTETRLTLRKLLTPEQHDKLSTLRQNRRGAGQGNGMTPPCMMNGQGGGGQGMKKGMGRM, encoded by the coding sequence ATGAAAACACGTCTCAACAAAAAAATTGCTACAGCTGTACTGGCTGGTCTGCTCACCGTATCCCTTGTTCCCATGACAGCAAATGCCTGTCGCAGAGGGGGGGGGCAAGGCCAGGGCAAAGGCTGCGCCATGAAAGGCGGACAAAACAGCAGGCATTTCGGTGGGGGTTTAGGTCTCTGGAAAAATGCACTGGCAGCAAAGGACCTGGGCCTGAGTGCTGATCAGGTTAGCAAGTTGAAAGACGCTGATTTTGCGGCCCGGGAAAAAATACAAGCCCTACGGGCGGAGATGGACAGTCTGCGCCTGAAAATGGAACAGGCCTTTGCTGCCGATAAGGTGAATGAAGATGCGATCCACAAATTATCCAAGAAGGTGGCTGCCGTCAAAGGCCAGATGATTGAACAACGAACCGAAACCCGCCTGACTCTCCGCAAGCTGCTCACTCCAGAGCAGCATGACAAACTGAGCACTCTGCGGCAGAACCGACGCGGTGCAGGTCAGGGCAACGGCATGACCCCTCCCTGCATGATGAACGGTCAGGGCGGAGGAGGCCAGGGCATGAAAAAAGGCATGGGCAGGATGTAA
- a CDS encoding GNVR domain-containing protein has protein sequence MMPVFVASLKKHAVGMAVVFFLIAATVAAVALLRSSLFEAHARIHIPEIKIGESQEKQAEEGTSSPPSPAAAEQKALTLQTAIEILRGNVLAEQVMTTIGITQLFPDLEQNTQGEDELLSHALATFQQQLTVIPIQETRIIKITFQHPEAAMAARVVETLLQLFQKEYKKFQSHEEALQNEQLLLSRQEMHQAARTLSMFQQRHQLLLVGEAPDKITEQYDKMTTLLSTEQENLHEHLSQLKDLEEQFAETLKSENSEQVLQEEFNEERKDLIRLKLYEQELREKYGEGGSGDQLIANVRLQIASLKKLLYSTASVPEAEQREVETVAEQLVLAKIASRKQQEKTELVQRRIRQLENKLQSTTEQGDILGELRQQAEATRKRYATLVQQLETEQNFRKRSEQIRVIEKPVLPPTPIKPRKESALLLALASGLIASLLYGMLQMPRKGASTP, from the coding sequence ATGATGCCAGTTTTTGTCGCCTCTCTTAAAAAACATGCGGTCGGGATGGCAGTTGTCTTTTTCCTTATTGCAGCAACTGTCGCAGCAGTCGCCCTGCTTCGCTCATCGCTGTTTGAAGCACATGCTCGTATTCATATCCCGGAGATAAAAATAGGGGAAAGCCAGGAGAAACAGGCTGAGGAAGGTACATCAAGCCCCCCTTCCCCGGCTGCAGCTGAGCAGAAAGCTCTCACCTTGCAAACGGCCATTGAAATACTTCGGGGCAATGTCTTGGCAGAACAGGTCATGACAACCATAGGAATCACCCAGCTTTTCCCTGATCTTGAACAAAATACCCAGGGAGAGGATGAGCTGCTCTCCCATGCCCTTGCCACCTTTCAGCAGCAGCTCACGGTCATCCCCATCCAAGAGACCCGCATCATCAAGATCACCTTTCAGCACCCAGAGGCAGCGATGGCTGCTCGGGTTGTGGAAACCCTTCTCCAGCTCTTCCAAAAAGAATACAAAAAATTTCAATCTCATGAGGAGGCCTTACAAAACGAACAGCTCCTCTTGTCGCGCCAGGAAATGCACCAGGCAGCGAGGACCTTATCCATGTTCCAACAGAGGCATCAGCTGCTTCTTGTCGGAGAGGCCCCGGATAAGATCACTGAGCAATATGACAAGATGACGACCTTACTCTCTACGGAGCAAGAAAACCTGCATGAGCACTTGAGTCAACTAAAGGATCTGGAAGAACAATTCGCAGAGACCCTCAAGTCTGAGAACAGCGAACAGGTGCTGCAGGAAGAATTCAACGAGGAGAGAAAAGACCTTATCCGCTTAAAGCTCTATGAGCAAGAGCTCAGAGAGAAATACGGGGAAGGAGGTAGTGGCGACCAACTCATCGCCAATGTCCGCCTCCAGATCGCGTCGTTAAAAAAGCTGCTCTATAGCACAGCCAGTGTTCCAGAAGCAGAACAACGGGAGGTGGAAACCGTTGCTGAACAGCTTGTCCTCGCCAAAATTGCCTCTCGCAAACAGCAGGAGAAGACAGAGCTTGTGCAACGGCGAATCCGTCAGTTAGAAAATAAATTACAAAGTACTACAGAGCAAGGCGACATACTCGGAGAGCTCCGGCAGCAGGCTGAAGCAACTCGGAAGCGATACGCAACCCTTGTTCAGCAACTTGAGACAGAGCAAAACTTCAGGAAACGTTCTGAACAGATACGGGTCATTGAAAAGCCTGTACTGCCGCCGACACCGATCAAACCGAGAAAAGAGTCTGCTCTTCTTCTGGCTCTTGCTTCCGGCTTGATCGCTAGTCTCCTGTACGGGATGCTCCAGATGCCCCGGAAGGGTGCATCCACACCTTGA